The DNA segment ttcaacaaaaaattagttcagtttaacaaaattagtagcatactacaaatttaaattttgtcatacaaaattatctatcagaggactaaatttattttgtaacacAGACTTTACTTTTgtgaccaatttgaaaatggacaacaaaagtcaattttgtatgcaaattagtttagtttgaattctgtgaactaatttgcacaCAAAACTGAGATTTTgtcacaaaattcaattttgtgtttatttttgagTAGACAAAATTGAGGTTTGTCaaacaaaagtgaaaatttaacacaaaagtcaattttgtgtcactagagtcaattttgtatgcaaataagttTCTATATGCATATCAATTcatgaaaataatgaattttgtgtacaaatatgaattttgtcttgacaaaactgaattttgtcatcacagaATTGAAGATCTCTTAAAACAAGTCTGTATGACATAGATTTGTaagacaacaaatattttgtaatgacagaattgaattttgtacaaaaccacaagagtgcCACTCGGCGCCCCTTAGTCAGGGCATTTAAGTATATATTATTAGCTGTAAATAGAAAAGGAAATAATCGACATCAATGGCATTTTGTATGAATAATTACCTACTGTCATAATGGTCAGAATATCgttctttttataatgaatcaatttttgtttctatgaaaaatacatgtaaaattgttttttataaaccTACTCTATATTCCTGCACAAAATTATGGCATGGACATCGTTTTTTCATATAGTTCTCCTTTCATTTTGGTTGGGCTTTTTTTAGCGGGAAAATCATCACGAAAGACGTAAGGAGatggtcattttgaaattcataaaaatacgATTTGTTTGACCTGTATTGCCTGCCACAAGATTGATGACGCtgaatggaatgtacacaaagcAATGGAGGCCGGAAGTGGGATTTGTGAAGTTCTAGAATGTTTTTAGACATTCGGAAGTCGGGGTTGAAACGGTcattagaaaattggcattttttaGCCATTATTCAGatcaacaatgaaaacttacctTTAAACATGCTCTTTTATTCAAAAGAGTAGAAAAAACGTATTCTGCACTGTTTTTCTACGCCGGAAGTAGCGTAGTGATATCAATGCGTAGTTTATCCGTGTGTaaagttcaaacaaaaatactgaacgaACTAACAAAATGACCGATATTAGAATACGGTAGGATAATAATAGTAAGTAAAGTACTAACCTGATGTTCCACGTTTCACTTGTCTTTTGTCTTTAGTATggttattttcattcattttctttGACATTAGCATTGGATGATGAATTTTCGATGGTAAAGGATATCCTTGGctatttgtttttgtcacatttttgtacaaatttgcATGGATACTACTTTCAAATCCTTGTTTATGTTGCTGGTTGATAGGAAGAGGAATATTTCGCTCAATAGAATGTACTCTGCGTTCTAGATTTTGAATTGaatgtttcaaattttcattttccatTAACAGTTTTGAATTGAAGTTAACAATTTCCCTATTTTCAAAAGAGAGTGTGTGTAGCTGTTCAATCAAAGCATTCACATCGCGATCAAAAAACGCCGTATCTTTACTTTTTTCCTGTCCTAATACTTTGGCCACAATGCTAATGACAAGAAATGCATGATACATCATTTTGTAGTAAAAATccaataacaataaatatgttTGCGATATTTAGTATGTatagaaaacaaattgataagAATGAGAAAATCTCCATACGACACCAAAGAGGAAGTAACATAAAAACAGACAGATCATAAAGATCATAAAGGAATCACGTATTAGCTCCACTTTTCTGCTCTATCTTCAATCGTCTGACTTAGTGCATTAGGTGTACCAATTTAACTTCTAAACATGTGCATTTCGACAAATATTAACGCTGCAATTTcgtttttatgaatggaatagATCACGTTTTGTCCTAatacttaagaaataattccttcatgtcatgctctatgttcattttaacatgggaaggcattatatttgtcgatattttacactgagcgttagcgaggtgtagaatgtggtcaaatataatgcctacccatgttaaaatgagcatagagcatgacatgaaggaattatttcgattctaataggacaaatgcAGTATTTTTATAGGTCGAAACTTAAGAAAAAACCGTAAAAACGTTTGGCTTTTCCCGTTTCCTCCCCGAGGAGTCCGTGCATTACAAATCATATttgataatagatataggaagatgtggtgtgagtgccaatgagacaactctccatccaaaaaacaatttaaaaagtaaaccattataggttaaagtacggccttcaacacggagccttggctcacaccgaacaacaagctataaaaattactagtgttaaaccattcaaacgg comes from the Mytilus trossulus isolate FHL-02 chromosome 3, PNRI_Mtr1.1.1.hap1, whole genome shotgun sequence genome and includes:
- the LOC134709407 gene encoding uncharacterized protein LOC134709407 codes for the protein MMYHAFLVISIVAKVLGQEKSKDTAFFDRDVNALIEQLHTLSFENREIVNFNSKLLMENENLKHSIQNLERRVHSIERNIPLPINQQHKQGFESSIHANLYKNVTKTNSQGYPLPSKIHHPMLMSKKMNENNHTKDKRQVKRGTSGEVAFSGVVKDTLQNIGDHQDIPFKTVDVDTHNAFHGDSGIFTVPVAGYYAVFATIMTHPGTRLDFLIVKNGQTIGYGYSKGHGYSDDEVYGTGSTSAIINLAIGDKIWVKTNGNYHFGSGDMVVELYSSFMGYRL